In Nitrospirota bacterium, the following proteins share a genomic window:
- a CDS encoding tetratricopeptide repeat protein codes for MKNIQGADKVNAPYKISLLHKPIVHLLLIFIVGLIVYSNTFHVPFQFDDISNIVENPIIKDLQYFSEPSNAKAFPLYNTFKNRFIGYLTFALNYKLHGLDVTGYHAVNLAIHIINALLVYWLVLLTFKAHSSWLMAHSKKINNHGLSTMSYDLSAIIAFFSALLFVSHPIQTQAVTYIVQRFTSLATLFYLLSLVMYVKFRTQNLPTGQAGTEHRACLPDRQAQNTDKRQKIFSLSSVFWYLTSVFSAVLAMKTKEIAFTLPVIIVLYEFFFFSKSQIQPSSSRLTLYALRFLYLTPFLLTLLIIPVSYIGADTSAGDLLSDVSETARLQTDMSRLDYLFTQFRVIVTYIRLLFLPINQNLDYAYPISNSFLNPNVFLSFLFLLVVFCLGIYFLYASRITRYALRIMAFGIFWFFITLFVESSVIPIIDVIFEHRLYLPGIGLIIAFVCFVFFLSSRFKHRLPLATCYLLLTTILVVLSIASYQRNAVWQDAVTLWEDVVRKSPLLSRPHIHLGQALAEKGRWDNAEYHFARAMEFKKSGGLKKHMTIDLLSLNKEDILNFQIARAKKDVENQPSDKSFTHLGFLYLDARQYEQAMGQFEKAIELNPTYIEAHEGMYVSKGMVYTAKGMIKEAINAYRNAIMHNPKDYRVYIFLGILYAKNGQIDEAIEMFEQALIANPSSFEAHKNIGVAYNNKGWTHKAEEHFRRAKQLNPALE; via the coding sequence ATGAAAAACATACAAGGAGCAGATAAGGTTAATGCGCCTTATAAAATAAGTCTCCTGCATAAACCAATAGTCCATCTTTTGTTAATTTTTATAGTTGGTTTGATTGTATACTCCAACACCTTCCATGTGCCGTTTCAGTTTGATGACATATCCAATATTGTAGAAAATCCCATTATCAAAGACCTTCAATATTTTTCAGAACCTTCAAATGCAAAAGCATTCCCCTTATACAACACTTTTAAAAATCGGTTTATAGGCTATCTTACTTTTGCACTTAATTATAAACTGCATGGTCTTGATGTCACAGGTTATCATGCGGTCAATCTCGCAATCCATATCATAAACGCACTGCTTGTCTACTGGCTTGTCCTTCTGACATTTAAAGCCCATAGCTCATGGCTCATGGCTCATAGTAAAAAAATAAATAACCATGGACTATCAACTATGAGCTATGACCTATCAGCTATCATTGCTTTCTTCTCCGCACTGCTCTTTGTCTCCCACCCTATTCAGACGCAGGCAGTCACTTACATTGTCCAGAGGTTTACATCACTTGCAACTCTCTTTTATCTACTGAGTTTGGTGATGTATGTGAAATTCAGAACACAGAACCTGCCTACCGGACAGGCAGGCACAGAGCACAGAGCCTGCCTACCGGACAGGCAGGCACAGAACACTGACAAGAGGCAAAAAATCTTTAGTCTGTCATCTGTGTTCTGGTATCTGACATCTGTATTCTCTGCTGTCCTTGCCATGAAGACTAAGGAAATTGCCTTCACCCTCCCAGTTATCATTGTACTTTATGAATTTTTCTTTTTCAGCAAGTCTCAAATTCAACCTTCATCCTCACGCCTCACACTTTACGCCTTACGTTTTCTCTATCTAACCCCCTTTCTCCTAACCCTGCTCATCATCCCTGTTTCCTATATCGGGGCTGACACATCTGCCGGAGATTTGCTAAGCGATGTATCTGAGACAGCAAGGCTTCAGACTGATATGTCAAGGCTGGACTATCTCTTTACCCAGTTCAGGGTAATTGTGACTTATATCAGATTATTGTTTCTGCCAATAAACCAGAATCTTGATTATGCCTATCCAATATCTAACTCTTTTCTAAATCCAAACGTGTTCCTGTCGTTTCTGTTTCTTTTGGTTGTTTTTTGCCTTGGTATTTATTTTCTTTACGCATCACGCATCACGCGTTACGCATTGCGAATAATGGCTTTCGGCATTTTCTGGTTCTTCATAACCCTGTTTGTTGAGTCAAGTGTTATCCCCATTATAGATGTGATATTTGAACACAGACTTTACCTGCCAGGCATAGGTTTAATAATTGCCTTTGTTTGTTTTGTTTTTTTTCTTTCGTCACGTTTTAAACATCGTCTTCCCCTTGCTACTTGCTACTTGCTACTAACTACTATCCTTGTTGTTCTCTCCATCGCCTCTTATCAAAGAAACGCTGTCTGGCAGGATGCAGTGACCTTGTGGGAGGATGTGGTAAGAAAGTCACCATTACTATCCAGACCCCACATACACTTAGGGCAGGCATTAGCCGAGAAGGGACGCTGGGATAATGCCGAATATCATTTTGCCAGAGCAATGGAATTTAAAAAATCAGGGGGGTTAAAAAAACATATGACTATTGATTTACTTTCTCTTAATAAAGAAGACATTTTGAATTTTCAGATAGCCAGAGCAAAAAAGGATGTAGAAAATCAGCCAAGTGATAAATCATTTACTCATTTAGGATTCCTCTACTTAGATGCAAGACAGTATGAACAGGCAATGGGACAGTTTGAAAAAGCGATTGAGTTAAATCCAACTTACATTGAAGCCCATGAAGGCATGTATGTGAGTAAGGGTATGGTGTACACTGCTAAGGGTATGATTAAAGAAGCTATAAACGCATACAGGAATGCTATTATGCATAACCCTAAAGATTATAGAGTTTATATCTTTTTAGGAATCCTTTATGCTAAAAATGGTCAGATAGATGAGGCTATTGAGATGTTCGAACAGGCATTAATTGCTAATCCTTCTTCTTTTGAGGCCCACAAAAATATAGGTGTCGCTTACAATAATAAGGGATGGACTCATAAAGCTGAAGAGCATTTTCGTCGGGCCAAACAGTTGAATCCCGCGTTAGAATAA
- a CDS encoding YchF/TatD family DNA exonuclease, whose amino-acid sequence MLIDTHCHLEMADFDRDREEALKRAKDAGVEYIVNIGSDRESNVKGLKLSADFPQVYLSVGIHPHDAKTLNEKLYQEIKEWAGKPKVAAIGEIGLDYHYLHSPKDLQIEAFKRQLVIAKSLNLPVIVHSREAEEDTTRILKKTAPHRGVLHCYSGDMNMARQAMDMGFYISIAGPVTFKKAIQLKEIARLIPDERLLIETDAPYLSPVPVRGKRNEPAYLKYTAEAIAGIRGITLSDISRITTLNAMRLFKIGELPAKGEIAYQIRDSLYLNITNRCTNRCGFCIRFQARYVKGHNLKLESEPSAEELIKTVGEPKNYKEVVFCGLGEPLLRLDVVKKVSAWVKQKGGKVRINTNGHGSLIHGRDILPELQGLADCVSVSLDAEDKDKYEKVCKPEFKGAFDAVIAFIREAKKYIPEVKITVVDLPEINLEKCRAIAEELGVELRVRRLDVVG is encoded by the coding sequence ATGCTTATTGACACGCATTGCCATCTTGAGATGGCGGATTTTGACAGGGACAGGGAAGAGGCGCTTAAACGCGCCAAAGATGCCGGCGTTGAATACATTGTCAACATCGGCTCTGACAGGGAGAGCAATGTAAAAGGGCTTAAACTGTCCGCTGATTTTCCTCAGGTGTATCTTTCCGTCGGCATTCATCCCCATGACGCAAAGACCCTTAATGAAAAACTTTATCAGGAAATTAAAGAATGGGCGGGGAAGCCGAAGGTAGCGGCAATAGGAGAGATAGGGCTTGATTATCATTACCTTCATTCTCCGAAAGACCTTCAAATTGAGGCCTTCAAGAGACAGCTTGTCATTGCAAAAAGTCTTAATCTCCCGGTCATAGTCCACAGCAGGGAGGCAGAGGAAGACACCACCAGAATCCTCAAAAAGACCGCTCCGCATAGGGGAGTCCTCCACTGTTATTCAGGCGATATGAATATGGCAAGGCAGGCAATGGACATGGGTTTTTATATATCAATCGCAGGCCCTGTGACTTTTAAAAAGGCAATTCAGTTGAAGGAAATTGCAAGATTAATCCCTGATGAACGCCTCCTGATAGAAACCGACGCGCCTTACTTAAGCCCTGTGCCGGTAAGGGGGAAAAGAAATGAGCCTGCTTATTTAAAATATACCGCAGAAGCCATTGCAGGCATAAGGGGTATAACCCTGTCAGACATATCAAGGATTACGACACTCAATGCCATGAGACTTTTTAAGATAGGCGAATTGCCTGCAAAAGGCGAGATTGCCTATCAGATAAGGGATTCACTTTATCTGAATATCACAAACAGGTGCACAAACAGGTGCGGATTCTGTATAAGGTTTCAGGCGCGCTATGTCAAGGGGCATAACCTGAAACTTGAAAGTGAGCCTTCTGCAGAGGAATTAATCAAAACAGTCGGCGAGCCTAAAAATTATAAAGAGGTTGTCTTCTGCGGGCTCGGTGAGCCTCTCCTCAGGCTTGATGTTGTTAAGAAGGTATCCGCATGGGTAAAACAAAAAGGCGGCAAGGTCAGGATAAACACCAACGGACACGGCAGTTTAATTCATGGAAGAGACATACTTCCTGAACTTCAGGGTCTTGCGGACTGCGTTTCAGTGAGTCTTGACGCTGAAGACAAAGATAAATATGAAAAAGTCTGCAAGCCCGAGTTTAAAGGCGCATTTGATGCAGTCATTGCTTTTATCAGAGAGGCAAAAAAATATATACCTGAAGTCAAAATCACAGTTGTTGATTTGCCTGAAATAAATCTTGAGAAATGCAGGGCTATTGCAGAGGAGCTTGGAGTGGAGTTACGGGTAAGAAGGCTGGATGTAGTGGGGTAA
- a CDS encoding HEPN domain-containing protein, translated as MKNRLDVFEWISKAEQDCQTAETMARKRKKPAPDVVGFHSQQCIEKYLKAYLVAKRIEFPKTHDLIKLLEIAIVKEPLMDIYRPDLRILNPFSVQFRYPGETAIIEDSRLALKTMRKVRKFFRERLGL; from the coding sequence ATGAAAAACCGGCTTGATGTATTTGAATGGATTTCAAAGGCAGAACAGGATTGCCAAACTGCCGAGACCATGGCGCGAAAACGGAAAAAACCAGCGCCGGATGTTGTGGGCTTCCATAGCCAGCAGTGCATAGAAAAATATTTAAAAGCATATCTTGTTGCAAAGAGAATAGAGTTCCCTAAGACACACGACCTCATTAAACTTCTTGAGATAGCGATTGTAAAAGAACCGTTAATGGATATTTATCGTCCTGACCTAAGAATTCTGAACCCATTCTCAGTGCAGTTTCGTTATCCCGGAGAAACCGCAATAATAGAAGATTCAAGACTGGCGCTGAAAACCATGCGAAAGGTGCGAAAGTTTTTTAGGGAGAGATTAGGTCTTTAG
- a CDS encoding nucleotidyltransferase domain-containing protein gives MKEILQLPSKKSLSNALIKRLVNNLDVVKIILFGSYASGKPNKDSDLDLLVIVNTKEKGLKRYAMVSELLEPRTMPMDIIVKTPEEIKKRTRMFDPFIRNILKAGKVLYEKPA, from the coding sequence ATGAAAGAGATATTACAGCTACCATCAAAAAAATCTTTGAGCAATGCATTAATAAAGCGCTTGGTTAATAATCTTGATGTCGTGAAGATTATCCTCTTTGGGTCTTACGCGTCCGGCAAGCCTAATAAAGACAGCGACCTTGACCTTCTTGTAATTGTAAATACCAAGGAAAAGGGATTGAAGCGTTATGCCATGGTAAGCGAGCTGTTAGAACCAAGAACTATGCCAATGGATATAATTGTCAAAACCCCTGAAGAAATAAAAAAAAGAACCAGAATGTTTGACCCATTTATAAGAAACATCCTAAAAGCCGGAAAAGTTCTTTATGAAAAACCGGCTTGA
- a CDS encoding SUMF1/EgtB/PvdO family nonheme iron enzyme yields MVAGKSEQVPEYSDIRNSGHEGGDFIFQSNSKEIIEEEIETTDTVPSVSTLDNEGAIKDPVTGMEFIIVKGGCYQMGDTFGDGYSYADSKPVHEVCVDDFYIGKYEVTQGQWESVMGNNPSKFKNCGDNCPVEQVSWNDIQEFIKNLNKFPLSKGGYRGML; encoded by the coding sequence ATGGTAGCAGGCAAATCAGAGCAGGTGCCTGAGTATAGCGATATAAGAAACTCAGGGCATGAAGGCGGGGATTTTATATTTCAAAGCAACAGTAAAGAAATAATTGAAGAAGAAATAGAGACAACAGACACCGTGCCCTCTGTTTCTACCCTTGACAATGAGGGTGCAATCAAAGACCCTGTTACTGGCATGGAGTTTATCATTGTCAAAGGCGGATGCTATCAGATGGGTGATACATTCGGTGATGGGTATTCATACGCTGATTCGAAGCCCGTGCATGAAGTCTGCGTGGATGATTTTTATATAGGGAAGTATGAGGTTACACAAGGGCAGTGGGAAAGTGTGATGGGCAATAATCCATCAAAATTTAAAAATTGCGGGGACAACTGCCCTGTGGAACAGGTAAGCTGGAATGATATTCAGGAGTTTATAAAAAATCTCAACAAATTCCCCCTTAGCAAAGGGGGATACAGGGGGATGTTATAA
- a CDS encoding class II fructose-bisphosphate aldolase codes for MEWLKGVAEIKDGSVSIKDKAGVRNKMDSLIYDAVFEADDEKRKARFLIVKEIAKACGAVPASIQGLYEELGKGYRGFTVPAMNIRGLTYDTAKAIFRKALKMNAGAMIFEIARSEIGYTKQRPLEYSTVVLAAAVKEGYEGPVFIQGDHFQFVRKNYLSDANAETTYVRGLISEAVEAEFYNIDIDASTLVDLSKGPLKEQQSPNYTVTADMTSHIRSLEPKGVTISIGGEIGEIGGKNSTVEEMSAFLSGFRETLDKKLIGISKISVQSGTTHGGVVLPDGTLAKVKIDFDTLTALSDAARKEYGLSGAVQHGASTLPEEAFVKFPETGTAEVHLATGFQNIIYDNPSMPSALKSEVYDYLHKECAKEKKEGQTEEQFIYSVRKKGFGPFKKKWWDMPAEAKKPIVVELEDKFGLLFDRLKVVNTMDIVKKTVKPVSVRKDLADSLKKLS; via the coding sequence ATGGAATGGCTTAAAGGCGTTGCGGAAATTAAAGACGGTTCTGTTTCAATAAAAGACAAGGCAGGCGTCAGAAATAAGATGGACAGTCTTATTTATGACGCTGTTTTTGAGGCTGACGACGAAAAAAGAAAGGCGCGTTTTCTGATTGTCAAAGAAATTGCAAAGGCATGCGGTGCAGTACCCGCCTCCATACAGGGGCTTTACGAAGAACTTGGAAAGGGTTACCGCGGCTTTACCGTGCCTGCCATGAATATCAGGGGGCTTACCTATGACACTGCTAAGGCAATCTTCAGAAAGGCGCTGAAGATGAATGCAGGCGCAATGATTTTTGAAATCGCCAGGTCAGAGATAGGCTATACAAAGCAAAGGCCGCTTGAATATTCCACAGTCGTCCTTGCTGCAGCGGTAAAAGAAGGATACGAAGGCCCTGTCTTTATTCAGGGCGACCATTTTCAGTTTGTGAGGAAAAATTATCTCAGTGATGCCAATGCCGAAACAACTTATGTACGGGGGCTTATTTCAGAGGCGGTAGAGGCTGAATTTTACAACATAGACATAGACGCCTCAACCCTTGTGGACCTGTCAAAAGGGCCGCTGAAAGAACAGCAGTCGCCCAACTATACAGTCACGGCAGACATGACCTCCCACATCAGGAGCCTTGAGCCTAAGGGCGTTACTATATCAATCGGCGGCGAGATAGGCGAAATCGGAGGCAAAAACAGCACGGTTGAGGAGATGAGCGCATTTTTAAGCGGCTTCAGGGAGACACTTGATAAAAAGCTCATAGGTATCAGCAAAATAAGCGTGCAAAGCGGTACTACTCACGGCGGGGTCGTACTCCCGGACGGCACCCTTGCCAAAGTAAAGATAGACTTTGATACCCTCACTGCGCTTTCAGATGCGGCGCGCAAGGAATACGGGCTTTCAGGCGCCGTACAGCACGGCGCATCCACACTTCCCGAGGAAGCATTCGTTAAGTTTCCTGAGACAGGAACCGCGGAGGTGCATCTTGCAACAGGATTCCAAAATATAATCTATGACAACCCATCCATGCCGTCTGCATTAAAGTCAGAGGTTTATGATTACCTCCATAAAGAATGTGCAAAGGAAAAGAAAGAAGGACAGACCGAAGAGCAGTTTATTTACAGCGTTAGAAAAAAGGGCTTCGGCCCGTTTAAGAAAAAGTGGTGGGACATGCCCGCAGAAGCCAAAAAGCCCATTGTGGTTGAGCTTGAGGACAAATTCGGACTGCTCTTTGACAGGCTGAAGGTCGTAAACACCATGGATATCGTCAAAAAAACAGTTAAGCCGGTCAGCGTCAGAAAAGACCTGGCAGACTCACTAAAAAAGCTCTCATGA
- a CDS encoding 6-phosphofructokinase, protein MKKRLAILVGGGPAPGINGVISAATVEAVSKGLQVIGIMDGFKWLFRGDVSKTIHLTEKNSWHIHNRGGSILRTSRDFPDNPEKQFKNMVNALKKLNIKFLITIGGDGTAYMAREIERRTIGLISVVHVPKTIDNDLPLPGGNPTFGFETARHWGTEIVENIIEDARTTGRWYFVTTMGRYTGHLALGIGKASGATITLIPEEFKEKRLKFTKVADLLEGSIIKRLSHGHLHGIAILAEGVAGKINVKELSRYEHVGKDDKGDLHLSDIQFGRIMEQFVSKSMESRGIKVKIIHKNIGYELRAADPIPFDAAYTRNLGYSAVKFLLNGGKGAMITFFEDRLIPILFRKMIDPVTKKTRLRYVDIKSEPYLVGREYMIRLEKEDFTPRKLARLAKAGCMSATEFRERFSYLV, encoded by the coding sequence ATGAAAAAAAGGCTTGCCATCCTGGTCGGCGGCGGTCCTGCGCCCGGCATAAACGGCGTGATAAGCGCTGCAACAGTTGAAGCCGTAAGCAAAGGCCTGCAAGTCATAGGCATTATGGACGGCTTTAAGTGGCTTTTCCGGGGAGATGTAAGCAAGACAATCCATTTAACTGAAAAAAATTCATGGCATATACATAACCGCGGCGGCTCCATACTAAGAACCTCAAGAGATTTTCCTGATAATCCGGAAAAACAATTCAAAAACATGGTAAACGCATTGAAGAAATTGAACATCAAATTCCTTATCACAATCGGCGGTGACGGCACGGCATATATGGCCAGAGAGATAGAAAGAAGAACCATAGGGCTGATTTCTGTTGTTCATGTGCCAAAGACCATAGATAATGACCTTCCCCTGCCGGGAGGAAATCCGACCTTCGGATTTGAGACAGCAAGGCACTGGGGGACTGAAATAGTTGAAAATATTATAGAAGACGCCCGTACAACAGGCCGGTGGTATTTTGTGACAACAATGGGCCGATATACAGGGCATCTGGCGCTCGGTATAGGGAAAGCTTCAGGAGCAACAATTACACTTATCCCTGAAGAGTTCAAAGAAAAAAGACTGAAATTCACAAAAGTGGCTGATTTGCTTGAAGGCTCTATCATAAAACGGCTTTCCCATGGACATCTTCACGGCATTGCAATACTCGCAGAGGGAGTTGCAGGCAAGATTAATGTTAAAGAACTTTCCCGGTATGAGCATGTTGGGAAAGACGATAAAGGAGATTTGCATCTCTCAGATATCCAATTTGGAAGAATCATGGAGCAATTTGTAAGTAAAAGCATGGAGTCGCGCGGAATAAAAGTCAAAATTATCCATAAAAACATCGGATATGAGTTAAGGGCTGCTGACCCAATTCCCTTTGATGCGGCATATACGAGGAATCTCGGATACAGCGCCGTGAAGTTTCTTCTGAATGGCGGGAAAGGCGCAATGATTACGTTTTTTGAAGACAGATTAATCCCTATTCTTTTCAGAAAAATGATTGATCCTGTCACTAAGAAGACACGGCTCAGATATGTTGACATTAAGTCAGAGCCGTATCTGGTCGGCAGGGAGTACATGATAAGGCTTGAAAAGGAAGATTTCACTCCCCGGAAACTCGCAAGGCTTGCAAAGGCAGGCTGCATGAGCGCCACTGAATTCAGGGAAAGGTTCTCTTATCTGGTATAA
- a CDS encoding 6-phosphofructokinase, producing the protein MKRIGIITSGGDCGGLNAVIKSVAREAYAHGIESVVIPNGYAGLYNLADLKEVVILNAERVSRIEASLAGSEAGHSRVKISKIADPDKYERIKNGLKKFAIDALIISGGDDTGSVVVDLSSQGIPCIHVPKTMDLDLQPYSVGGDSAINRIAVFTRDLKTTGMSHNRILVIEVFGRYVGHTALCGGIGAEADCILLPEVLVDFDVVYEHMKATYFARVDRSDVKAGTYIIVVAEGIKTASGEMLYDESAGIDAFGHKKLAGAGKYVRQQLEKRLKADPDVKEFMKRVGMYIPSIYEIPEAREVTPGHLVRSGQSSAFDVNFGQRAGAAAVLLLLSGRTGNTVVNVQGSKIFYMPTSEAIKRRGVDVNEIALFENLGTCFGRKPQKFSYEFEEAKMPIERHL; encoded by the coding sequence ATTAAAAGAATAGGCATTATCACCAGCGGAGGAGACTGCGGCGGTCTCAATGCAGTTATAAAAAGTGTTGCGCGGGAAGCATATGCTCACGGCATAGAATCAGTTGTAATCCCCAATGGATATGCAGGTCTTTATAATCTTGCTGATTTAAAAGAAGTTGTTATTCTTAATGCGGAGAGAGTGAGCCGCATAGAGGCATCGCTTGCAGGTTCTGAAGCAGGTCATTCACGGGTAAAAATAAGCAAGATTGCCGACCCTGACAAATATGAACGCATAAAAAACGGACTCAAGAAATTTGCTATAGACGCCTTGATTATAAGCGGCGGCGATGATACCGGAAGTGTTGTTGTGGACCTGTCTTCTCAGGGGATTCCATGCATTCATGTCCCTAAAACCATGGACCTTGACCTTCAACCTTACAGTGTAGGAGGCGATTCTGCAATCAACAGGATAGCTGTTTTTACAAGAGACCTTAAAACTACAGGCATGAGCCATAACCGCATTCTTGTAATTGAGGTCTTTGGAAGATATGTAGGGCATACAGCCTTATGCGGCGGAATAGGCGCAGAAGCCGACTGTATTCTGCTCCCTGAGGTGCTTGTAGACTTTGATGTTGTATATGAACACATGAAGGCAACTTATTTTGCGAGGGTAGACAGAAGCGATGTGAAAGCGGGTACATACATTATTGTTGTTGCCGAAGGGATTAAGACCGCAAGCGGAGAAATGCTTTATGATGAATCTGCAGGCATTGACGCATTCGGGCATAAAAAACTTGCAGGAGCCGGCAAATATGTGAGACAGCAGCTTGAGAAAAGGTTAAAGGCGGACCCTGATGTAAAGGAATTTATGAAGAGGGTCGGCATGTATATCCCCAGTATTTATGAGATTCCGGAGGCAAGGGAAGTAACACCGGGTCATCTTGTACGTTCAGGGCAGTCATCAGCATTTGATGTCAATTTTGGTCAGAGGGCCGGAGCGGCAGCAGTACTTCTCCTGCTCTCAGGCAGGACAGGGAATACAGTAGTCAATGTACAGGGCAGTAAGATATTTTATATGCCGACATCAGAGGCAATAAAACGAAGGGGAGTTGATGTTAACGAGATTGCACTTTTTGAAAACCTTGGCACATGTTTCGGAAGAAAACCTCAGAAATTCAGCTATGAATTTGAAGAGGCCAAGATGCCAATAGAGCGGCATCTGTAA
- a CDS encoding DUF3553 domain-containing protein has translation MRRRLYLKLGDKVRHLKYDIWGTGEVIEEKHSDLSGGFCMVKVLFEDGNERSFINDLDHEHCCCYAGLKLIP, from the coding sequence ATGCGCAGGCGGCTGTATCTTAAGCTGGGCGATAAGGTAAGGCATCTGAAATATGATATATGGGGCACAGGAGAAGTCATTGAAGAAAAACATTCCGACCTTTCCGGCGGCTTTTGCATGGTGAAGGTGCTTTTTGAAGACGGCAATGAGCGGTCCTTTATCAATGATCTGGACCACGAACACTGCTGCTGCTATGCAGGGCTTAAACTGATTCCCTGA